One genomic window of Medicago truncatula cultivar Jemalong A17 chromosome 1, MtrunA17r5.0-ANR, whole genome shotgun sequence includes the following:
- the LOC11415147 gene encoding LOB domain-containing protein 38 — protein MSCNGCRVLRKGCSEDCMLRDCLTWIQNPQAQANATVFVTKFFGRATLMSFLSPVHPNQRSCLFQSLMYEAVGRTINPVNGAVGLLWTGKWQFCQLGVEQVLRGNGGALTALPDQLLGVDHDSSSIHHQYHQQQSGLMSYSRVVKNQAEKQRAGTHESEESESSTLGSRTRTEDCSYVYANSQTQRNQLLTLFL, from the exons atgagttgcAACGGTTGCCGAGTTTTGAGAAAGGGATGCAGTGAGGATTGCATGTTACGAGATTGTCTAACGTGGATACAAAATCCACAAGCACAGGCTAACGCCACTGTCTTTGTCACCAAGTTCTTTGGCCGTGCCACCCTCATGTCTTTCCTTTCACCTGTTCATCCCAACCAAAgatcat GTTTGTTCCAGTCGCTTATGTATGAAGCTGTTGGGAGAACTATAAATCCAGTAAATGGAGCAGTTGGGCTGTTATGGACTGGAAAGTGGCAATTCTGTCAACTTGGTGTTGAACAAGTGCTGAGAGGTAACGGCGGCGCGTTGACGGCACTCCCTGATCAGTTGTTAGGTGTGGATCATGATAGTAGTTCAATTCATCATCAATATCACCAACAGCAATCTGGGTTGATGTCATACTCTAGAGTGGTGAAAAACCAAGCAGAAAAGCAACGTGCGGGGACACATGAGTCAGAGGAATCGGAGTCTTCCACGTTGGGAAGTAGAACAAGAACAGAAGATTGTTCTTATGTTTATGCTAATTCTCAAACTCAAAGGAACCAACTCCTTACACTATTCTTATGA